A genomic region of Chaetodon auriga isolate fChaAug3 chromosome 11, fChaAug3.hap1, whole genome shotgun sequence contains the following coding sequences:
- the calm2a gene encoding calmodulin 2a (phosphorylase kinase, delta) yields MADQLTEEQIAEFKEAFSLFDKDGDGTITTKELGTVMRSLGQNPTEAELQDMINEVDADGNGTIDFPEFLTMMARKMKDTDSEEEIREAFRVFDKDGNGYISAAELRHVMTNLGEKLTDEEVDEMIREADIDGDGQVNYEEFVQMMTAK; encoded by the exons ATG GCTGATCAGCTTACAGAGGAGCAGATTGCTG AGTTCAAGGAGGCATTTTCGCTCTTTGACAAGGATGGAGATGGCACCATCACCACCAAAGAGCTGGGCACAGTCATGCGCTCTCTTGGCCAGAACcccacagaggcagagctgcaggataTGATCAATGAAGTGGACGCTGATG GGAATGGAACGATAGACTTCCCAGAGTTCCTGACCATGATGGCCAGGAAGATGAAGgacacagacagtgaggaggaaatCAGAGAAGCATTCCGTGTCTTTGACAAG GATGGCAATGGATacatcagtgctgctgagcTGCGCCATGTGATGACAAACCTTGGGGAGAAGTTGACTGATGAGGAAGTGGACGAGATGATCAGAGAAGCAGACATTGATGGAGATGGACAGGTCAACTATGAAG AGTTCGTACAAATGATGACGGCGAAGTGA